A region of the Sphingobium yanoikuyae genome:
GGCCAGAAGTCGATCGCCTGCAATGGATCATGGCCATAGGCCATGGCCTGCGGCGCAGTAGCCGTCTGGGCCTGGGCGGCCAGCGGCGCGCCCGCGAGCAGGGAGAGAATCAGGATGGGAATCAGCCGTCTGCGCATATGGATCGTCCTTCACTGCCCCTGCGCCGCCATGATCGCGAGGGCGCATCGCGCCGTAAAGCCGGCACCTGGTATCAAAGTGTAATGTGCCTCCAACCTTGACGCATCGGCCATGCCCGGCTAACGCGCGCCCCGCACAGGGCGTACCCCGCCCATCCTATTCCACCGGCATGCCGAGTCCCGTCGAAGGGCATGGCCGGTCCGCGCGGCGGGCGGAGGAGTGTATCCATGGCAAATGTTACTGTGATCGGCGCCCAGTGGGGTGACGAAGGCAAGGGCAAGATCGTCGACTGGCTGTCGGAGCGCGCCGATGTCGTCGCCCGTTTCCAGGGCGGGCATAATGCCGGCCACACGCTGGTCGTCGGCGAAAAGGTCTACAAGCTCTCGCTGCTGCCGTCGGGCATCGTGCGCGGCACGCTGTCGGTGATCGGCAATGGCGTGGTGCTGGACCCCTGGCACTTCCGTGACGAGGTCGCCAAGCTCAAGAGCCAGGGCGTCGAGATCACCCCGGCAAACCTGCAGATCGCCGAGACCTGCCCGTTGATCCTGCCCTTCCACCGCGACCTCGATGGCCTGCGCGAGGATGCGTCGGGCGCCGGCAAGATCGGCACCACCCGTCGCGGCATCGGCCCGGCCTATGAGGACAAGGTCGGCCGCCGCGCCATTCGCGTCTGCGATCTGGCCCATCTCGACGATCTCGACCTGCAGATCGATCGCCTGACCGCGCATCATGATGCGCTGCGCGCCGGTTTCGGTGAAGCGCCGATCGACCGCGCTCAGTTGATGGCCGACCTGACCGAGATCGCTGCCTTCATCCTGCCCTTCGTCAAGCCGGTCTGGCTGACGCTCAACAAGGCGAAATCGGAAGGCAAGCGCATCCTGTTCGAAGGCGCGCAGGGCACCTTGCTCGACATCGACCATGGCACCTATCCCTTCGTAACCTCGTCCAACACGGTGGCGGGCACGGCGGCGAGCGGCACCGGCCTTGGCCCCAATGGCGCCGGGTTCGTGCTGGGCATCGTCAAGGCCTATACCACTCGCGTCGGGTCCGGCCCGTTCCCGACCGAGCAGGAAAATGACGTCGGCCAGCGCCTGGGCGAGCGCGGCCATGAATTCGGCACCGTCACTGGCCGCAAGCGCCGCTGTGGCTGGTTCGACGCGGTGCTGGTGCGCCAGTCGGTCGCCGTTTCGGGCGTGACCGGCATTGCGCTGACCAAGCTGGACGTGCTCGACGGTTTCGAGGAGCTGAAGATCTGCGTCGGCTACAAGATCGGCGACCAGAGCTTCGACTATCTGCCCGCCCATGCGCAGGACCAGGCCAAGGCCGAGCCGATCTATGAAAGCATTGCCGGCTGGAGCGAAACCACCGCCGGCGCGCGCAGCTGGGCGGAGCTTCCGGCACAGGCGATCAAATATATCCGCCGTATCGAGGAACTGATCGGCTGCCCGGTCACGCTCGTGTCGACCAGCCCGGAACGCGACGACACCATCCTCGTCCGCGATCCCTTCGCGGATTAAGGGGCATGGCCGGCGAACGTTTCGAGCGACACAAGCAGCCCTGGACCCAGGATGAGGTCCAGAAGCTACATACGCTCGCGAAGAAGGGCATGGCGCTGAAGGCGATCGCCAAGGCGCTGACCCGCAGCGAGGAATCGGTGAAGACCCGCGCCAAGCAGGACGGGCTGTCGATCGCCAAGCTGCGCTGAGAGATTGAGAGGCCGGGCGGAAACGTCCGGCCTTTCCTCATTCCGGGGCGTGGCGCTCGACCGGCTGGATGGCCCCGTCCTTGGCATAGGTCAGTGGGGCGATGGTGATCGACCGCCGATGATCGCCGCCGCCGGGCAGCAGCCTGTCATGATAGAAGAGCCAGCTCTTGCCGCCCCGCTCGACGATCGCCTGATGATTGGTCGAGATCGGCAGATAGTCGAGGATCACGCCGCCATAGGCGAAGGGGCCGAGCGGCGAGGCGGCGGTGCCATAGATGATCTGGCCGGGCCAGCCGGTCGAGAAGCTGAAATAATAGCGGTCGCCATGGGCGTGGAGATAGGGCGCCTCGCCATATTTCTTCTTGGGGTCGCTCGCCGGCAGTCCGGTGACGACGACATCCATGATCGGACCATCGACATGGATCATGTCGGGCTTCAGCCGCACCACCTTGGGCACGCGGGTGCCGAAATAGAGATAGGCCTGTCCGTCCGTGTCGATGAAGACGGCGGGGTCGATCGGTTCGGCGCCGGCATTGGCGTCTCGCGCCTTGTCGATCAACGCGTCGCCGCGCGCGTCGCGATAAGGCCCCTGGGGGCGGTCGGCCACCGCAACGCCGATCCGGTCGCCGCCGATCGGCGCGTAGAAATAATAGCGTCCGTTGCGTTGGGCGACTTCGGGTGCCCAGGCCTTTGCATCGGGCCGTGCCCATTGGAAGGTGGTGACGTCGAGGAAGGCGCCGTCATCCTGCCAGCTTTTCATGTCGGTCGAACTGTAGAGGCGCCAGCTTGTGCTGTCCCAGTAGCGGCCGGAATTGGACGCATCGTCGGTGGCATAGAGATACCAGCGGTCGTCGAACCAGTGCGGCGAGGGATCGCCGGCGAAGCGCGGACTGATCGGCTTGCCCGGCTCGACATCGCCATTGGCCATCAGCAGGCCCATATAGGCGAGCAGCGCCATCCTCTTCATCAGCATCCTCCCGTGTCGATCATTGATACGATGATGGCGTTCCGCCATGTGAAATGCAATTTCGCATCGTGAAATATTGAAAGATTGGAAGGCCGGCTGGACCCGATCGGGGCGGGATGCGACAAGTTTGCCGACATCAAAACAGGAGGCTCCGC
Encoded here:
- a CDS encoding adenylosuccinate synthase, whose amino-acid sequence is MANVTVIGAQWGDEGKGKIVDWLSERADVVARFQGGHNAGHTLVVGEKVYKLSLLPSGIVRGTLSVIGNGVVLDPWHFRDEVAKLKSQGVEITPANLQIAETCPLILPFHRDLDGLREDASGAGKIGTTRRGIGPAYEDKVGRRAIRVCDLAHLDDLDLQIDRLTAHHDALRAGFGEAPIDRAQLMADLTEIAAFILPFVKPVWLTLNKAKSEGKRILFEGAQGTLLDIDHGTYPFVTSSNTVAGTAASGTGLGPNGAGFVLGIVKAYTTRVGSGPFPTEQENDVGQRLGERGHEFGTVTGRKRRCGWFDAVLVRQSVAVSGVTGIALTKLDVLDGFEELKICVGYKIGDQSFDYLPAHAQDQAKAEPIYESIAGWSETTAGARSWAELPAQAIKYIRRIEELIGCPVTLVSTSPERDDTILVRDPFAD
- a CDS encoding family 43 glycosylhydrolase, translated to MKRMALLAYMGLLMANGDVEPGKPISPRFAGDPSPHWFDDRWYLYATDDASNSGRYWDSTSWRLYSSTDMKSWQDDGAFLDVTTFQWARPDAKAWAPEVAQRNGRYYFYAPIGGDRIGVAVADRPQGPYRDARGDALIDKARDANAGAEPIDPAVFIDTDGQAYLYFGTRVPKVVRLKPDMIHVDGPIMDVVVTGLPASDPKKKYGEAPYLHAHGDRYYFSFSTGWPGQIIYGTAASPLGPFAYGGVILDYLPISTNHQAIVERGGKSWLFYHDRLLPGGGDHRRSITIAPLTYAKDGAIQPVERHAPE